In the Pontibacillus sp. HMF3514 genome, ATGAATCATAGGAATTGGTTCGCCCCAATAACGTTGACGACTAAATAACCAATCACGTAGGCGATAAGTTGTTTTCTTTTCACCTTTACCGTTTTCTTCAAGCCACTGAATTGCTTTTTCGATGGCTTCTTCTTTCTTAAGACCATCTAGAAAATCAGAATTGATATGTGGCCCATCTTCAGTATAAGCTTCTTTTTCAACGTTCCCACCTTCAACAACTGGAATAATAGGAAGGTCGAATTTTTGAGCAAATTCATAGTCACGCTCATCATGAGCAGGAACAGCCATAATTGCACCAGATCCATAGCTCATTAGAACGTAATCCGCAATCCAGATAGGAATTTGCTTCCCATTAACTGGATTAATAGCATAAGTCCCTGAGAATACTCCCGTTTTGTCTTTGGCTAGGTCTGTACGTTCTAGGTCACTCTTAAGCTTTACTTGATTTAAATATTCATCAACCGCTTCTTTTTGATCTGCTGTTACGATTTTTTCAACAAGTGGATGTTCGGGAGCTAGCACAGCATAAGATGCTCCAAAAAGAGTGTCTGGACGAGTAGTGAACACTGTGAATGTGTCATCCAATCCATCAATACCGAAATGGACATCAGCACCTTCAGAACGACCAATCCAGTTACGCTGCATTTCTTTAATGCTATCTGGCCAGTCAATTTCATCAAGGTCATCAAGAAGACGATCTGCGTAAGCTGTAATGTTCAGCATCCATTGTTTCATCGGCTTACGTTCAACTGGATGCCCACCACGTTCACTTACACCATCTACAACCTCTTCATTTGCAAGAACAGTGCCTAGAGCTGGACACCAGTTTACAGGTACTTCATCAATGTAAGCTAGACCGCGTTCGTAAAGCTTTAGGAAAATCCATTGTGTCCACTTGTAGTATTCAGGGTCTGTTGTGTTTACTTCACGATCCCAATCGTATGAAAAACCAAGCGCCTGAATTTGACGACGGAAATTGTCCACGTTTTGCTTCGTGAATTCTTTCGGTGGGTTTCCAGTATCAAGCGCATATTGTTCTGCAGGTAGACCAAAAGCATCCCAGCCCATTGGATGTAGAACCTCATATCCCTGCATCCGCTTCATGCGTGCAATAATATCTGTTGCTGTGTACCCTTCAGGGTGTCCAACGTGAAGACCAGATCCTGATGGGTAAGGAAACATATCTAATACGTAATACTTTTCCTTATCTGATTGTGTATCTGTCTTAAACGTATGGTTGTCATACCAGTAATCTTGCCATTTCTTTTCGATCTGCTTGTGATCAAAAGACATACCCTTTTCCTCCTTTGATTTCATTCGCCTCATAAAACACGAGAGAATACAAAAAACCTCTCATCCCAAAAAGATTGGGACGAGAGGTTTTATTCTACCCGCGGTACCACCCAAGTTAGTGTATACGTACACTCACTCTGTTCCTTAACGCGGAATGACGTCTCATCTTACTACCATTTCAGAAGAGCAACATCAAAGGCGAGTTCACAAAACTCCTTGGATAGCTTCCACCAACCGCTACCTCTCTTTATGCAAGGCGTTTTATTACTACTCCTTTTCTTCGTCTTTTATTCGGCTCATAGTTTGTAATTCCTAATTTTAATGAAGCTAATGTGCAATGTCAAGCACCATATGCCTATTTTCACACTGTATTTGTGAACACGAAGTAGCTTAATACATGTAACCCAAGTAAAGGGGCTAATAATGGAAGGAGAAAATAAGTGTGAGCAACTCATTAACTTCTAAGTATAGGTACGTCTGAAGAAAATGAACGTATAATGCAAAAAAATGAGTAAAAAAGATTGAGCATCAGCCCAATCTTTTAATTCTCTAGATGTCTAGCTCCATCGCCCAGCAACTCAGGGACTTGGGCCCACACGATGTGGGTCAGATCGACGTTGTCACAGGACGTGACGAAATTAACCGATCGTCCTTATTCCATACTTTCTCCGTACGATAAGTCAACATCGATTCACCAAGGTTCATCGTGTTTCCTTTACACGTTTGTGACATGAAATTTTAACAAGGAAGAAAGTCGACGTAGTTAAAATTTCTAGGTGAAAGTACCACGGCAACTAAGCTTCTGTCTGCGCCTGTCGGCTTGCCAATCAGCAATTTTGGTTAATCGTACTATGGGCTCAGTCCAGTCCCTACGTTGCTAAACGGACGCTTGCGCCTTTCTTATTCATATTGATTTAAATCTTCATGATCTAAAATCATATCATTTAAGCATTGTGATACTTGCAAATGTAGTCGGTGCAGCTCTTCTTTTTGCTGGTGGTTGGCACTGTGCATCATTTTATCGATTTCTTTCTCCATATCTTCCAGGCCTAGTTGTGCTTCTGTATAATCTTCACCAGCTTTATACCCTAGTTTCTTGGCTTCATCTAATTCTTTTTTTGCGGATTCTAACTTTTCATTGGCTTCGGAAACTAAATGCTCCATGGAATCTCGTGTAGCCATATCATCACCTCATTTGTACTTTGTGCTCTACAGCCTTTCCTATGCATGGAAAAGTTTCGAATCCGGTGCTTTCATGCTACAATGCGTAATGAGTTATATTTTAGAAAAGAAAATCTGATCACAGAAACGAGTGAGAAACATGCTACAACGAGTTTTGG is a window encoding:
- a CDS encoding DUF2524 family protein, with protein sequence MATRDSMEHLVSEANEKLESAKKELDEAKKLGYKAGEDYTEAQLGLEDMEKEIDKMMHSANHQQKEELHRLHLQVSQCLNDMILDHEDLNQYE
- the leuS gene encoding leucine--tRNA ligase, producing the protein MSFDHKQIEKKWQDYWYDNHTFKTDTQSDKEKYYVLDMFPYPSGSGLHVGHPEGYTATDIIARMKRMQGYEVLHPMGWDAFGLPAEQYALDTGNPPKEFTKQNVDNFRRQIQALGFSYDWDREVNTTDPEYYKWTQWIFLKLYERGLAYIDEVPVNWCPALGTVLANEEVVDGVSERGGHPVERKPMKQWMLNITAYADRLLDDLDEIDWPDSIKEMQRNWIGRSEGADVHFGIDGLDDTFTVFTTRPDTLFGASYAVLAPEHPLVEKIVTADQKEAVDEYLNQVKLKSDLERTDLAKDKTGVFSGTYAINPVNGKQIPIWIADYVLMSYGSGAIMAVPAHDERDYEFAQKFDLPIIPVVEGGNVEKEAYTEDGPHINSDFLDGLKKEEAIEKAIQWLEENGKGEKKTTYRLRDWLFSRQRYWGEPIPMIHWEDGSMTPVKEEDLPVMLPETSEIKPSGTGESPLANIDEWVNVVDPETGMKGRRETNTMPQWAGSCWYYLRYIDPHNTEKLADEEKLKKWLPVDMYIGGAEHAVLHLLYARFWHKVLYDAGVVPTNEPFQKLFNQGMILGENSEKMSKSKGNVVNPDDIVETHGADTLRLYEMFMGPLEASIAWSTNGLDGARRFLDRVWRLFVNENGELTDKVVANSQDTTLERSYHETVKKVTENFEELRFNTGISQMMVFINDAYKADEIPKAFAEGFVKMLSPVAPHIAEELGTKLGYEGSISYEAWPTFDESKLEDDEVEVVLQVMGKVRAKMKVAKDATKEDLEKQALENETIQEWIEGKTVRKVIAVPGKLVNIVAN